DNA from SAR202 cluster bacterium:
CCTGATAAATAAGCGGCTCCTAATAGTGTAGATTCAGACGTGGCAGAACGTTGGATATTAAAGTTAGATATATCAGATTGAAATTGCATTAGAGTATCGTTAACTGAAGCTCCTCCATCAGCTTTAAATTCCTTAAGTGAAATATTTGATTGATCAATCATCAAATTAATTACATCATCGCATTGGTAAGCAATAGACTCTATCGCAGCTCTAGCAATATGTCCTCGGTTACTACCCCCTGTAATACCTTGTATAGTGGCTCGGGCTTCAGGATCCCAGTAGGGGCTCCCTAATCCAGAAAATGCAGGTACAAAAAATACTCCACCATTATCTTCCACACTTAAAGCTAAATCCTCAACGTCTGAAGAATTATTAATAATCTTCATTTGATCTCTCAACCATTGTATTGTGGAACCTGCCGAAAATACTGCACCTTCAAGAGCATAAGAAACCTGCCCATTTAAGCTCCATGCGATTGTGGTTAAAAGTTCTTTTCCTGTAGAAATCAATTCAGTACCTGTATTAATTAATAAAAAGGCCCCTGTTCCATAGGTGACTTTAACCATTCCTGGTTCAAAACAACCTTGCCCAAACAAAGCACTTTGTTGATCACCAGCTATTCCAGATAAAGTTATAGAAGGGTTATTTAATCCAAAGGATACATGAGATAATTCACCACTTGATGGTACAACCTCAGGTAGCATTGATTTAGGAATATTCATGATATTGAGAAGCTCATCTGACCATTCTAATTTATTAATATCAAAAAGCATTGTTCGACTTGCATTAGTTATATCAATAATGTGACTTGATCCATTTGAGAAGTTCCAAACTAACCATGAATCTACAGTACCGAAAGCCAAAGAGTCATTCTCAGCTAATTTACGAGCTCCAGCTACATTATCCAAAATCCAACAAATCTTAGTTGCGGAAAAATATGGATCTATTGTT
Protein-coding regions in this window:
- the glpK gene encoding glycerol kinase GlpK — translated: MKNPEYILSIDQGTTGTRAGIVNQDGKLLASRYQEIKQFYPKPGWVEQDPIEIFESVSNTVSKLLDECNIQFSSIISVGITNQRETIIVWDKTTGKPIYNAIVWQCRRTTDYCNTLIDKGLSQSIKNTTGLTIDPYFSATKICWILDNVAGARKLAENDSLAFGTVDSWLVWNFSNGSSHIIDITNASRTMLFDINKLEWSDELLNIMNIPKSMLPEVVPSSGELSHVSFGLNNPSITLSGIAGDQQSALFGQGCFEPGMVKVTYGTGAFLLINTGTELISTGKELLTTIAWSLNGQVSYALEGAVFSAGSTIQWLRDQMKIINNSSDVEDLALSVEDNGGVFFVPAFSGLGSPYWDPEARATIQGITGGSNRGHIARAAIESIAYQCDDVINLMIDQSNISLKEFKADGGASVNDTLMQFQSDISNFNIQRSATSESTLLGAAYLSGIGSGFWSNMKELSDKWENGGSFSPTMPAKKRELLKSGWSKAVERSLRWNSSEE